The Thomasclavelia ramosa DSM 1402 genome includes a region encoding these proteins:
- a CDS encoding MutS-related protein: MTQKDYLLFQDNIRKEKANLDSRSLKISIARLIIGLLIVGFLLGGNFTNNQLLVYSSLIWIAIFIILIVIHSKITERLSYLNAQAIVIQRYLDRYNNDWKAFDETGLDYVDNVTGVMKDLDLVGKNSLFQYFNVASTIRGKKCLLDKLTRTSFNEKGIIEEQKAVLELSNNNNFVLSLETYGRMLEKPKVNERIIEDFVNNLGKNKVKRSWGFAKYLIPILTIITIVMFLFEFYFKLSVILVPVLIFGQLIIAIINLNSHGIIFEQVSKLSHCLNNYQNISHLIKQSTFTSPFLVELQARLEASSIAFDELKSISSAVKQRNNLLAFILLNGLLLWDINCKERYDRWVKQYASSIERWLDAIGEFEALTSLQVLLHTKDVTCFANFHGDQTTYLEFGEAYHPLMPNEQAVANSFMMNHQVCVITGSNMSGKTTFLRTIGINLVLAYAGGPVMAKSFDCSLMQIFTSMRIEDDLNGISSFYAELLRIKQIVEANRQGNLMIALIDEIFKGTNSKDRIIGAQETVKQLSTNNIFTFITTHDFELCELENEISCSNYHFNEYYQGDKIKFDYLIKYGRSQTTNAQYLLKMVGITKEV; the protein is encoded by the coding sequence ATGACACAAAAAGATTATTTATTATTCCAAGACAATATTAGAAAAGAAAAAGCGAATTTAGATAGTAGGTCATTAAAAATTTCAATTGCTCGTTTAATTATTGGATTATTGATTGTTGGATTTTTATTAGGAGGCAATTTTACTAATAATCAGTTATTAGTATATTCATCATTAATTTGGATTGCTATTTTTATTATTTTAATAGTTATTCATAGTAAAATAACGGAACGATTGAGTTATTTAAATGCTCAAGCAATTGTAATTCAACGTTATTTAGATCGCTATAATAATGATTGGAAAGCTTTTGATGAAACGGGACTAGACTATGTTGATAATGTTACTGGGGTGATGAAGGATTTAGATTTAGTGGGAAAGAATTCATTGTTCCAATATTTTAATGTTGCAAGTACGATTCGTGGTAAGAAATGTTTGCTTGATAAATTAACGCGTACAAGTTTTAATGAAAAAGGTATTATTGAAGAGCAAAAAGCTGTTTTAGAATTATCGAATAATAATAATTTTGTTTTATCATTGGAAACCTATGGCAGAATGCTTGAAAAACCTAAAGTTAATGAACGAATTATTGAGGATTTTGTTAATAATTTAGGAAAAAATAAAGTTAAACGGAGCTGGGGGTTTGCTAAATATTTAATTCCGATACTTACGATTATTACCATTGTCATGTTTCTTTTCGAATTTTATTTCAAGTTATCAGTAATTTTAGTGCCAGTGCTAATTTTTGGACAACTGATTATTGCAATTATAAATCTAAACAGTCATGGAATAATTTTTGAGCAAGTTTCTAAATTATCACATTGCTTGAATAATTATCAAAATATTAGTCATCTGATTAAACAATCCACTTTTACATCACCTTTTTTGGTAGAGTTACAAGCAAGATTAGAGGCTTCAAGTATAGCTTTTGATGAACTAAAAAGTATTAGTAGTGCTGTTAAGCAACGGAATAATCTTTTGGCATTCATTTTATTAAATGGACTTTTGTTATGGGATATCAATTGTAAAGAACGATATGATCGTTGGGTTAAGCAATATGCTAGTTCAATTGAGCGGTGGTTAGATGCAATTGGCGAATTTGAAGCTTTAACGAGTTTACAAGTATTACTCCATACTAAAGATGTTACTTGTTTTGCGAATTTTCATGGTGATCAAACTACATATTTAGAATTTGGTGAAGCTTATCATCCATTGATGCCAAATGAACAAGCTGTTGCTAATAGTTTTATGATGAATCACCAAGTATGTGTAATTACAGGCTCAAATATGTCTGGAAAAACGACTTTTTTAAGGACGATTGGGATTAACCTTGTACTAGCGTATGCAGGCGGACCAGTTATGGCAAAATCATTTGATTGCTCATTGATGCAAATTTTTACTTCGATGAGAATAGAAGATGATCTTAATGGGATTTCATCATTTTATGCTGAATTATTAAGAATAAAACAAATCGTTGAAGCTAATCGTCAAGGTAATTTGATGATTGCGTTAATTGATGAAATTTTTAAAGGTACTAATTCAAAAGATCGAATCATTGGAGCACAAGAAACGGTCAAGCAATTGTCAACAAATAATATTTTCACATTTATTACAACTCATGATTTTGAATTATGTGAATTAGAAAATGAGATTTCATGCAGTAATTATCATTTTAATGAATATTATCAAGGAGATAAGATTAAATTCGATTATTTAATTAAATATGGTCGAAGTCAAACAACAAATGCACAATATTTATTGAAGATGGTTGGAATTACAAAGGAAGTTTAG
- the treP gene encoding PTS system trehalose-specific EIIBC component, translated as MGKFSSDASKLLEFVGGRENIRAVSHCVTRMRFVLGDESKADIDKIETLGSAKGTFTQGGQFQVIIGNDVQEFYNEFIKIAGIEGVSKEQVKSDAKSNQTWLQRLMGNLGEIFAPLIPALICGGLILGFRNVIDSIAMFENGTKTLVQISQFWSGVDSFLWLIGEAVFHFLPVGICWSITKKMGTSQILGIILGITLVSPQLLNAYSVASTAAKDIPVWDFGFAQVQMIGYQAQVIPAMMAGFTLVYLEKFFRKVSPEAISMIIVPFFSLVPAVIVAHTVVGPIGWVIGNFISDVVYGGLTSNFGWLFATLFGFVYAPLVITGLHHMTNAIDMQLVSMFKGTILWPMIALSNIAQGSSVLAMIVLQKKNEKAQQVSIPACISCYLGVTEPALFGVNLKYMFPFVCGMIGSAIAATFSVATGTMATSVGVGGIPGILSIIPKYMGNFAIAMIIAIVIPFVLTYIVGKKKLTDKDLGIETDIIDNEKFVSPMTGKLIKIEDVEDQVFATKAMGDGFAIELTDSDVLAPVSGEIVMTFPTKHAYGLRGNNGVEILIHLGMDTVQLEGKGFESFVKVGEYIKQGDKLAKVDIAYIKEHGKSIVSPVIFTSGEKISILKENCNIKKLETEIIKID; from the coding sequence ATGGGAAAATTCAGTAGTGATGCAAGTAAACTTTTAGAATTTGTTGGCGGTAGAGAAAATATTAGAGCAGTTAGTCATTGTGTTACTAGAATGCGTTTTGTTTTAGGGGATGAGAGTAAAGCTGATATAGACAAGATTGAAACCTTGGGGAGTGCTAAAGGTACATTTACACAAGGCGGTCAATTTCAAGTGATTATTGGTAATGATGTTCAAGAATTTTATAATGAGTTTATTAAGATTGCTGGAATTGAAGGGGTTAGTAAAGAGCAAGTAAAAAGTGATGCTAAATCAAATCAAACCTGGCTTCAAAGATTAATGGGAAATTTAGGGGAAATCTTTGCTCCATTAATTCCTGCATTGATCTGTGGAGGGTTGATTCTAGGATTTAGAAATGTGATTGATTCAATTGCAATGTTTGAAAATGGAACAAAAACATTAGTTCAAATTTCACAATTTTGGAGTGGTGTAGACTCATTTTTATGGTTAATTGGTGAAGCAGTATTCCATTTTTTACCTGTTGGTATTTGCTGGTCAATAACTAAAAAGATGGGAACTAGTCAAATTCTAGGTATTATTTTAGGAATTACATTAGTTTCTCCACAATTATTAAATGCTTATTCAGTAGCTTCAACAGCAGCTAAGGATATACCAGTCTGGGATTTTGGATTCGCCCAAGTACAGATGATTGGGTATCAAGCACAAGTTATTCCTGCAATGATGGCGGGATTTACTCTAGTTTATTTGGAGAAGTTCTTTAGAAAAGTTTCGCCTGAAGCAATTAGTATGATTATTGTACCATTCTTTTCGTTAGTGCCTGCGGTAATAGTTGCGCATACTGTAGTGGGACCAATTGGATGGGTAATCGGTAACTTTATTTCTGATGTGGTTTATGGTGGTCTTACATCTAACTTTGGCTGGTTATTTGCAACATTATTTGGTTTTGTATATGCACCATTGGTAATTACTGGATTGCATCATATGACTAATGCGATTGATATGCAACTAGTAAGTATGTTTAAAGGAACGATCTTATGGCCAATGATTGCATTATCTAATATTGCTCAAGGATCATCTGTTTTAGCGATGATAGTTTTGCAAAAGAAAAATGAAAAAGCTCAACAAGTTAGTATCCCGGCATGTATTTCTTGTTATTTAGGGGTTACTGAGCCTGCCTTGTTTGGAGTCAATTTAAAATATATGTTTCCTTTTGTGTGTGGGATGATTGGTTCTGCAATTGCCGCAACGTTTTCGGTAGCAACAGGAACAATGGCAACTTCAGTTGGAGTTGGTGGAATTCCTGGAATCTTATCAATTATTCCAAAATATATGGGAAACTTTGCTATTGCGATGATTATTGCAATTGTGATTCCATTTGTTTTAACATATATTGTTGGTAAAAAGAAATTAACAGATAAAGACTTAGGAATTGAAACAGATATAATTGATAATGAGAAATTTGTATCACCAATGACTGGAAAACTAATTAAGATTGAGGATGTAGAAGATCAAGTTTTTGCAACCAAAGCAATGGGTGATGGATTTGCAATTGAATTAACAGATAGTGATGTTCTAGCTCCAGTTAGCGGAGAAATCGTAATGACATTTCCTACCAAACATGCTTATGGCCTAAGAGGTAATAATGGTGTAGAAATCTTGATTCATCTTGGAATGGATACAGTACAGTTAGAAGGTAAAGGATTTGAATCATTTGTTAAAGTTGGTGAATATATAAAACAAGGAGATAAATTAGCTAAAGTCGATATTGCTTATATTAAAGAACATGGGAAGTCAATAGTCTCACCGGTTATTTTTACAAGTGGAGAAAAGATTAGTATATTAAAAGAAAATTGTAACATCAAAAAATTAGAAACAGAAATTATTAAAATTGATTAA
- a CDS encoding HAD-IIB family hydrolase, which translates to MKALASDFDRTLFFYDESGSYYRLEDVQAIKHFQSLGNLFGVCTGRSYKGIEDFNPHQIDYDFYILCSGAKILDKEGNLIYQKFIDKKIAQSIYEQYEAVDTSIVYQGDMYVLNRTFDLSPRVKLITSFNQVGEQFEAFSLHFKNNDEAGKEYTKMIDMFGDVIDVYQNERHLDFAAKGCSKGKGIKRIIEFYGLAYEDMAAIGDSWNDIPMLKSVENSFTFNRSHQTVKNVAKYLVDGIDGCIEELIKCHK; encoded by the coding sequence TGGTTCATATTATCGGTTAGAGGATGTTCAAGCCATCAAACATTTTCAAAGTCTAGGTAATTTATTTGGAGTTTGTACTGGTCGTTCATATAAAGGAATTGAGGATTTTAATCCTCATCAGATAGATTACGATTTTTATATTCTATGTTCAGGAGCAAAAATATTAGATAAGGAAGGAAATTTAATTTATCAAAAATTTATAGATAAAAAAATTGCTCAAAGTATTTATGAACAATACGAGGCTGTCGATACTAGTATTGTTTACCAAGGAGATATGTATGTACTTAATCGTACTTTTGATTTATCTCCACGGGTTAAACTAATTACATCATTTAATCAAGTTGGGGAGCAGTTTGAAGCTTTTTCTTTACATTTTAAAAATAATGACGAAGCTGGTAAAGAATACACTAAAATGATTGATATGTTTGGTGATGTTATTGATGTTTATCAAAATGAGCGGCACCTTGATTTTGCTGCGAAAGGATGCTCTAAAGGGAAGGGGATTAAACGAATAATTGAGTTCTATGGCTTAGCTTATGAAGATATGGCAGCTATTGGAGATTCATGGAACGATATCCCGATGTTAAAGAGTGTTGAAAATTCTTTTACATTTAATCGTTCTCATCAAACAGTCAAGAATGTTGCCAAATATTTAGTTGACGGGATAGATGGATGTATTGAAGAATTAATTAAGTGTCACAAATAA
- the treR gene encoding trehalose operon repressor, with amino-acid sequence MLSKYQRISQDLIDKIDKQEIKVHSYLPSENELMKLYNASRDTIRKALDILLKNGYIQKNKGKGSLVLDVDKVAFPVSGVMSFKELAKTINSEVVTKVIELSLNPVDVQMKKELYMDSGNYYKIRRIRSFDGERVILDTDYLNANIVPNITETIAADSLYNYIENELGLKISFARKEFTVVKATEEEKNLLDMHEYDLLVCVKSYTYLEDASLFQYTISKHRPDKFRFVDFARRTQL; translated from the coding sequence GTGTTAAGTAAGTATCAAAGAATATCTCAGGATTTAATCGATAAAATAGATAAACAAGAAATCAAAGTACATTCATATTTGCCTAGTGAAAATGAGTTAATGAAGCTATATAATGCATCTCGTGATACCATCCGTAAGGCTTTGGATATTTTATTAAAAAATGGTTATATTCAAAAAAATAAAGGAAAAGGATCACTAGTTTTAGATGTTGATAAAGTCGCATTTCCAGTTTCTGGCGTAATGAGTTTTAAAGAACTAGCTAAGACTATTAATAGCGAGGTTGTTACTAAAGTTATTGAATTATCTTTAAACCCAGTTGATGTTCAAATGAAAAAAGAACTATATATGGATAGTGGTAATTATTATAAAATAAGACGAATTCGTTCATTTGATGGTGAGCGGGTAATATTGGATACCGATTATTTAAATGCTAATATTGTTCCTAATATAACAGAAACAATTGCTGCTGATTCACTATATAATTATATTGAAAATGAATTGGGTTTAAAAATCAGTTTTGCAAGAAAAGAGTTTACAGTTGTTAAGGCGACAGAAGAGGAAAAGAATTTATTAGATATGCATGAATATGATCTATTAGTATGTGTGAAATCTTATACATATTTAGAAGATGCTTCATTGTTTCAATATACGATTTCGAAACATCGTCCTGATAAGTTTAGATTTGTTGATTTTGCAAGAAGGACTCAACTTTAA
- the treC gene encoding alpha,alpha-phosphotrehalase: MYYEDKVIYQIYPKSFKDTNGDGIGDIKGITEKLDYLQTLGIDMIWMCPIFASPQRDSGYDIKDYYSIDPIFGTMEDLELLIAEAKKRNIYLMFDMVFNHTSTEHIWFQEALKGNSKYKNYYFFKKGKNGNLPTNWDSKFGGKAWKYVPEFDEYYLHLYDEKQADLNWENEEVRNELIKIVNFWLKKGIRGFRFDVINNIDKRVFADSPDGLGKQFYCDQPKVHKYLHEVNTRSFGRVAGCITVGEMSATSVENCIGYTNPQNKELDMVFSFHHLKVDYVNKEKWTSMPFDFQELKELLNTWQVRMQEGQGWNALFWNCHDQPRSVSRFGDDKKFRVHSAKMLATAIHLMRGTPYIYQGEEIGMTNHYFTNINQYRDVESINAYHILKNQGLEEKEIHQILQDKSRDNARTPMQWDESVNGGFSDGTPWLQVNTNYQTINVNAALKDTDSIFYHYQKLIKLRKEYKIISTGEYIPILENHPQVFGYKRSLNNQELIVLNNFYGQDVLLNLDVINYQVLINNYNEIDLTNLCLKPYQSVALYKKEV, translated from the coding sequence ATGTATTACGAAGATAAAGTCATCTATCAAATTTATCCAAAATCATTTAAAGATACTAATGGTGATGGAATCGGAGATATTAAGGGAATTACTGAAAAATTAGATTACCTGCAAACACTTGGAATTGATATGATTTGGATGTGTCCGATTTTTGCTTCACCACAACGGGATAGTGGTTATGACATCAAAGATTATTATAGTATTGATCCAATTTTTGGAACCATGGAAGATCTTGAATTATTAATTGCAGAAGCTAAAAAAAGAAATATTTATTTAATGTTTGATATGGTATTTAACCACACTTCAACAGAACATATTTGGTTTCAAGAAGCTTTAAAAGGAAACTCGAAATATAAAAACTATTATTTTTTTAAAAAAGGTAAAAATGGGAATTTGCCTACTAACTGGGATTCTAAATTTGGTGGAAAAGCCTGGAAATATGTTCCTGAATTTGATGAATATTATTTACATCTTTATGATGAAAAACAAGCTGATTTAAATTGGGAGAATGAAGAAGTTAGAAATGAATTGATTAAAATTGTGAACTTTTGGTTAAAAAAGGGAATTCGGGGATTCCGTTTCGATGTCATAAATAATATTGATAAACGAGTTTTTGCAGATAGTCCTGATGGATTGGGAAAACAATTTTATTGCGATCAGCCTAAAGTTCATAAATATCTTCATGAAGTCAACACCCGTTCATTTGGTCGAGTAGCTGGTTGTATTACGGTTGGAGAAATGTCAGCCACTAGTGTTGAAAATTGTATTGGTTATACTAATCCCCAAAATAAAGAATTAGATATGGTTTTTAGTTTTCACCATTTAAAAGTTGATTATGTTAATAAAGAAAAATGGACATCAATGCCATTTGATTTTCAAGAATTGAAAGAACTTTTGAATACGTGGCAAGTAAGAATGCAAGAAGGACAAGGCTGGAATGCCTTATTTTGGAATTGTCACGATCAGCCACGAAGTGTTTCTAGATTTGGAGATGATAAAAAATTTCGAGTTCATTCTGCAAAGATGTTGGCAACGGCAATTCATTTAATGCGTGGTACACCGTATATTTATCAAGGCGAAGAAATTGGAATGACTAATCATTACTTTACAAATATTAATCAATATCGAGATGTTGAAAGCATTAATGCTTACCACATTTTAAAAAATCAAGGTCTTGAAGAAAAAGAGATTCATCAAATTTTACAAGATAAATCACGGGATAATGCACGTACTCCAATGCAATGGGATGAAAGTGTAAATGGTGGTTTTTCTGATGGAACACCATGGCTTCAAGTCAATACTAATTATCAAACAATAAATGTGAATGCGGCACTTAAAGATACTGATTCGATTTTTTATCACTACCAAAAGCTAATTAAATTGAGAAAGGAATATAAAATAATCAGTACTGGTGAATATATTCCTATTCTTGAAAATCATCCACAAGTATTTGGTTATAAACGTAGTTTAAATAATCAAGAATTAATTGTTTTAAATAATTTTTATGGTCAAGATGTTCTCCTAAATCTTGATGTAATCAATTATCAAGTTTTAATTAATAATTATAATGAAATTGATTTAACAAACCTTTGTTTAAAACCTTATCAAAGTGTTGCTTTGTATAAAAAAGAAGTTTAG